The following are from one region of the Moritella sp. 24 genome:
- a CDS encoding amino acid aminotransferase — translation MFEKIVTAAADPILGLTEAFAKDPRTEKINLGVGIYKDETGQTPILKSVKLAEQKLINEEKSKSYLSIEGHKAYASAVQKLLFGADSEVVTSQRAITAQAPGGTGALRTAADFIKSHLTSDRIWVSNPTWANHGNVFNTAGLEVKQYAYYDAETRGLDFNAMLASLAEAEAGDVVLFHGCCHNPTGIDPTLEQWTTLAQLCANKKLLPLFDFAYQGFATGVEEDAAGLRVFAKHCEELLVANSFSKNFGLYNERVGGLTLVAKDQDVATAAFSQIKSGIRANYSNPPAHGAAVVAIILDNEELRQQWVEEVAVMRVRIHEMRELFVATLAEMGVTGDYSFIARQNGMFSFSGLTKEQVATLKDEHAVYIVGSGRISVAGMTKTNMQPLCKAIAAVL, via the coding sequence ATGTTTGAGAAAATCGTTACAGCAGCAGCAGATCCAATCTTAGGTTTAACTGAAGCATTTGCTAAAGATCCACGCACTGAAAAAATCAATTTAGGCGTAGGCATTTATAAAGATGAAACAGGTCAAACACCTATCCTAAAATCAGTTAAATTAGCAGAACAAAAGCTAATTAATGAAGAAAAAAGTAAAAGTTACTTGAGTATTGAAGGCCATAAAGCATATGCGTCTGCAGTACAAAAACTATTATTTGGTGCAGATAGCGAAGTTGTAACATCACAGCGCGCAATCACAGCACAAGCACCGGGTGGTACTGGTGCACTACGTACAGCTGCCGATTTTATCAAAAGCCATTTAACAAGTGATCGTATTTGGGTAAGTAACCCAACATGGGCGAATCACGGTAATGTATTCAATACCGCTGGTCTAGAAGTAAAACAGTATGCTTATTATGATGCAGAAACACGCGGTTTAGATTTCAACGCTATGCTGGCTTCTTTGGCTGAAGCTGAAGCGGGTGATGTTGTTCTTTTCCATGGTTGCTGCCATAACCCAACTGGTATTGATCCAACACTTGAGCAGTGGACTACACTTGCACAACTGTGTGCGAACAAAAAATTACTTCCTTTGTTTGATTTTGCATACCAAGGTTTTGCAACAGGCGTTGAAGAAGATGCTGCAGGCCTACGCGTATTCGCAAAACATTGTGAAGAACTGTTAGTTGCAAACTCATTCTCTAAAAACTTTGGTTTATATAATGAACGTGTTGGTGGTTTAACACTGGTTGCTAAAGATCAAGATGTTGCTACTGCGGCATTCAGTCAAATTAAATCAGGTATTCGTGCAAACTACTCTAATCCACCTGCACATGGTGCGGCAGTTGTTGCGATTATTCTTGATAATGAAGAATTACGTCAACAGTGGGTTGAAGAAGTTGCTGTAATGCGTGTTCGTATTCATGAAATGCGCGAACTATTTGTTGCGACATTAGCTGAAATGGGTGTTACTGGCGATTACAGCTTTATCGCACGTCAAAACGGTATGTTCTCATTCTCTGGTTTAACGAAAGAACAGGTTGCTACATTAAAAGATGAGCATGCTGTTTATATCGTTGGTTCAGGCCGTATCAGTGTTGCTGGTATGACTAAAACGAACATGCAGCCTTTATGTAAAGCGATTGCAGCCGTACTTTAA
- a CDS encoding OFA family MFS transporter — protein sequence MTNKPLQILLTGIGINLTIGILYAWGVFSEPLAEALNLDATDIESPYKISVFTFATCLLLAGILQDKTGPKKVTMFGVSLVGLGLIASGYTTTLAELKFTFGGIVGAGMGFAYACISPSAMKWWPTNKKGLVSGLTAGGFAMAAVYLAPLSTTLIEHYGIYDTFKILGAGVLTIIPLASQLADPPTDYSAESLEANAGISSDHINLSWQQMLETPQFYQLWIMFMVSSAAGIMLIGSVGSISSSIGLTPDQIAFGVVLLAIFNTGGRVVGGLVSDRIGRVNTLALIFMLQAGNMVFFTTITAQIPLMVGIAIGAMSYGALFSVFPPMTADNYGLKNYGTNFGILYSAWGVSGFFGGFLTMLTGTTNNTYVAFSALLVAVTVIAFFTKPVDKV from the coding sequence ATGACTAATAAACCACTGCAAATCTTATTAACAGGCATAGGCATAAACTTAACAATCGGTATTCTCTATGCGTGGGGTGTTTTTAGTGAACCTCTAGCTGAAGCGTTAAATCTGGATGCAACCGATATCGAATCCCCGTACAAAATCTCTGTTTTCACATTTGCTACTTGTTTACTGCTTGCAGGTATATTGCAAGACAAGACTGGCCCTAAAAAAGTAACCATGTTTGGTGTGTCTCTTGTTGGTCTTGGACTTATTGCCTCTGGTTATACAACGACGTTAGCTGAACTTAAATTTACCTTTGGTGGCATTGTTGGTGCAGGAATGGGGTTCGCATACGCATGCATTAGTCCAAGTGCGATGAAATGGTGGCCAACAAATAAAAAAGGCCTAGTCAGTGGCTTAACTGCGGGCGGTTTTGCAATGGCTGCTGTATATCTCGCGCCATTATCTACAACCTTAATTGAACATTATGGTATCTACGACACATTTAAGATATTAGGTGCTGGTGTATTAACTATTATTCCATTAGCGTCCCAGCTTGCGGATCCCCCTACTGATTACAGTGCTGAATCATTAGAGGCTAATGCAGGGATATCAAGTGATCATATCAACCTTAGCTGGCAACAAATGCTGGAAACACCTCAATTCTACCAATTATGGATAATGTTTATGGTGTCATCTGCCGCTGGTATTATGCTTATTGGTTCTGTTGGTAGTATCAGTTCATCAATAGGTTTAACACCAGATCAAATTGCATTCGGTGTTGTTTTACTTGCTATCTTTAACACGGGAGGTCGTGTTGTTGGTGGTTTGGTTTCTGATCGAATTGGTCGTGTTAATACACTTGCTTTAATATTTATGCTTCAAGCGGGTAATATGGTATTTTTCACTACAATTACAGCTCAAATACCACTGATGGTTGGGATTGCGATTGGGGCTATGTCATACGGTGCACTATTCAGTGTATTTCCCCCAATGACTGCTGATAACTACGGGCTAAAAAATTATGGTACTAACTTCGGTATTCTTTATTCTGCATGGGGTGTATCGGGTTTTTTCGGTGGTTTTTTAACTATGCTTACAGGTACAACTAACAATACTTATGTTGCTTTTTCGGCACTATTAGTTGCTGTAACTGTGATTGCATTCTTCACTAAGCCTGTAGATAAAGTGTAG
- a CDS encoding cell wall metabolism sensor histidine kinase WalK produces MSHRSLLGQITFPLIILFVIMATGLFIIYCEITDKNSARVEQTLHTNLAQQIIQYSDGLQQGEISKTALKPAFHSLMLLGPSYEIYITDNQGNLLVYAAEPSKIKRNTINIKPLDNFIEGASYPIYADNPRSKNQQKLFSTAPIFKDNQQIGYVFVILGGDKYDNIVRNLALDSDLYKILAALIIFFALALAVLVFIFARIVRPVSQLDKDMTNFINSDFSTVSKLAPRQYAANEIINLHNNFSSLENKIHKQLTQIKSTEQLRREMLSHISHDLKTPLASLKGYLETWLLQYPEAAGSDFIQVAQKNANQLQRLVEQIIELAQLDSNTVSLYQEPVAVAELAQDVLSKFQLQAEQKNITLSVEPKDPSLQAIADIAKLERVLTNLVDNALRHCQSGDSIKIHLQPKDNQLIISIADSGVGIPKEDVDRIFDAHFRAKNTVNGQQGNSGLGLAIVSKLLSLHHAKISVSSVLSQGTTFSFSLPTSASI; encoded by the coding sequence ATGTCACATAGGTCGTTATTAGGGCAAATTACATTCCCGTTGATTATTTTGTTTGTCATCATGGCAACGGGCTTGTTTATTATTTATTGTGAAATTACCGATAAAAACTCAGCCCGTGTAGAACAAACATTACATACCAATTTAGCCCAACAAATCATCCAATATTCAGATGGTTTACAACAGGGAGAGATCAGTAAAACAGCGCTGAAGCCCGCCTTTCATAGTTTGATGTTATTGGGGCCAAGTTATGAGATATACATTACTGATAATCAAGGTAATTTATTAGTTTATGCCGCTGAACCAAGTAAAATAAAGCGTAATACGATTAATATAAAACCACTAGACAACTTTATTGAAGGGGCTAGCTACCCTATTTATGCAGACAATCCACGAAGCAAAAATCAACAAAAGCTCTTTTCGACAGCGCCTATCTTTAAAGATAACCAACAAATCGGTTATGTCTTTGTCATCCTAGGGGGTGATAAGTACGATAATATTGTCAGAAACTTAGCATTAGACAGTGATCTATATAAAATACTCGCTGCACTCATCATCTTTTTTGCACTTGCGTTAGCTGTATTAGTGTTTATTTTTGCTCGCATAGTTCGACCAGTGAGCCAGCTTGATAAAGATATGACAAACTTTATTAACAGTGATTTTTCAACCGTATCGAAATTAGCGCCACGTCAATATGCGGCCAATGAAATCATCAACTTGCACAACAATTTTTCATCATTGGAAAATAAGATCCATAAACAATTAACTCAGATAAAATCGACCGAACAACTGCGTCGAGAAATGCTGTCACATATATCGCACGATTTAAAAACACCACTTGCATCATTGAAAGGTTATTTAGAAACATGGTTATTACAATATCCAGAAGCAGCAGGTAGTGACTTCATCCAAGTCGCACAAAAGAATGCCAACCAATTACAGCGTCTTGTCGAGCAGATCATTGAACTTGCGCAATTAGACAGTAATACCGTTAGCTTATATCAAGAACCTGTTGCTGTTGCTGAACTCGCACAAGATGTATTAAGCAAATTCCAACTCCAAGCAGAACAAAAAAATATCACCTTGTCTGTTGAGCCAAAAGATCCAAGCTTACAAGCCATTGCTGATATAGCTAAATTGGAGCGTGTACTAACCAATCTTGTAGATAATGCGCTAAGGCATTGTCAATCTGGTGACAGTATTAAAATCCATCTGCAACCTAAGGATAACCAGCTTATTATAAGCATTGCCGATTCAGGTGTTGGGATCCCCAAAGAAGATGTAGACCGTATTTTTGATGCGCATTTTAGAGCTAAAAACACGGTAAATGGGCAACAAGGTAATTCAGGATTAGGACTCGCAATCGTGTCTAAGTTACTGTCGCTACATCATGCTAAGATCTCAGTGTCTAGCGTGCTAAGTCAAGGAACCACCTTTAGCTTTAGCCTACCAACAAGTGCAAGCATCTAA
- the pntB gene encoding Re/Si-specific NAD(P)(+) transhydrogenase subunit beta, translated as MSQESIEAAQTAIDAAQAAVDAATQAALVAQTAVVEQAPVVVEAVKEVAVATNGKGILEAAYIAAAVLFVLALAALSKQDTAQKGIYVGILGMVVAVVATLFSSDVTNIGYIIAAMLAGGAFGVRWANKVEMTEMPEMVAILNSFGGLAAVFIGYNSYIEHGITEPVMLSIHLTLIFLGVFIGIVTFVGSLIAWGKLNGRVKSSALMLPHRHKMNLVALLATVYLLFSFVGAGFEGNTTALVLMSLIAIVFGAHLVLSIGGADMPVVVSMLNSYSGWAGAATGLILGNDLLIVTGALVGSSGAILSYVMCKAMNRSFISVIAGGFGNDVAAPTGDEEQGVHVETSAAEVAEMLMGSKRVIITPGYGMAVAQAQYPVFAITKKLREAGVDVRFGIHPVAGRLPGHMNVLLAEAKVPYDIVLEMDEINDDFNETDTVLVIGANDTVNPAAKEENSPISGMPVLEVWNATNVVVFKRSMATGYAGVQNPLFFKENTTMLFGDAKESVEEIFKAM; from the coding sequence ATGTCTCAAGAATCAATTGAAGCTGCTCAAACTGCTATCGATGCAGCGCAAGCGGCAGTAGACGCAGCAACACAAGCAGCGTTAGTGGCACAAACAGCAGTAGTAGAACAAGCGCCTGTCGTTGTTGAAGCTGTAAAAGAAGTCGCAGTGGCAACAAACGGTAAAGGTATTTTAGAAGCGGCTTATATCGCTGCTGCCGTACTTTTCGTACTTGCTCTTGCTGCACTATCAAAGCAAGACACAGCACAGAAAGGTATTTACGTTGGTATTCTAGGTATGGTGGTAGCGGTTGTTGCTACACTATTTAGTAGCGACGTGACAAATATCGGTTATATCATTGCGGCTATGCTTGCTGGTGGTGCATTTGGTGTACGCTGGGCAAACAAAGTTGAAATGACTGAAATGCCAGAAATGGTTGCGATCCTAAACAGCTTCGGTGGTTTAGCAGCAGTATTTATCGGTTATAACAGTTATATCGAACACGGTATTACAGAACCAGTAATGTTAAGTATTCACTTAACGTTGATCTTCCTGGGTGTATTCATCGGTATCGTTACATTTGTTGGTTCATTAATCGCTTGGGGTAAATTAAACGGTCGAGTTAAATCGAGCGCGTTAATGTTACCACACCGCCATAAAATGAACTTAGTTGCCTTACTTGCTACTGTTTACCTATTATTCTCGTTTGTTGGTGCTGGCTTTGAAGGCAACACAACTGCGTTAGTATTAATGAGCCTTATCGCAATCGTATTTGGTGCGCATTTAGTACTATCAATTGGTGGCGCAGATATGCCAGTTGTTGTATCTATGCTTAACTCTTATTCTGGTTGGGCTGGTGCGGCTACAGGTCTTATCTTAGGTAATGATCTGTTAATCGTAACGGGTGCGTTAGTTGGTTCTTCTGGTGCAATCTTAAGTTATGTAATGTGTAAAGCGATGAACCGTTCGTTTATCTCTGTTATTGCTGGCGGCTTCGGTAACGATGTTGCAGCACCAACAGGTGATGAAGAGCAAGGTGTTCACGTTGAAACATCTGCAGCTGAAGTTGCTGAAATGCTAATGGGTTCTAAACGTGTAATCATCACTCCTGGTTATGGTATGGCTGTTGCTCAAGCACAGTATCCTGTATTTGCAATCACGAAGAAATTACGTGAAGCAGGTGTTGATGTTCGTTTTGGTATTCACCCTGTAGCGGGTCGTTTACCAGGTCACATGAACGTATTACTTGCTGAAGCAAAAGTACCTTACGATATCGTATTAGAAATGGATGAAATCAACGATGATTTCAACGAAACTGATACTGTACTTGTAATCGGTGCGAATGATACGGTTAACCCTGCAGCGAAAGAAGAAAACTCGCCAATCTCAGGTATGCCTGTACTAGAAGTATGGAATGCAACGAACGTTGTTGTATTCAAACGTAGTATGGCGACTGGTTATGCTGGTGTTCAAAACCCATTATTCTTCAAAGAAAATACAACGATGCTATTTGGCGATGCTAAAGAAAGCGTAGAAGAAATCTTCAAAGCAATGTAA
- a CDS encoding response regulator, translating to MSLEVRDLSILLIEPSSTQRKFIRTQLQDAGVDNIECVVSIEQAKQSLTGFIPDLIISAMYFEDGSGAEFAEFVKSNVLTENIAFILISSEQRFAVLDQVKQAGAIAILPKPFKFVDLQRALNATLSYIEEDEIELDLYDVTALKVLVVDDSLTARKHICRVLSSMGIVGITAAENGVEALEYLAQNTFDLIVTDYNMPEMDGKELIEKIRMNPELSYLPIMMVTSEEGSAQLSAVKQAGVSALCDKPFDIDTVRMLVQQLLNEQ from the coding sequence ATGAGTCTTGAAGTTCGTGATCTGTCTATTTTATTAATAGAGCCGTCTAGTACACAACGTAAATTTATTAGAACACAATTGCAGGACGCCGGTGTTGATAACATCGAATGTGTCGTTTCTATAGAGCAAGCAAAACAAAGTCTAACAGGGTTTATTCCTGATTTAATTATCAGTGCAATGTATTTTGAAGATGGTTCAGGGGCTGAATTTGCTGAATTCGTTAAATCAAATGTCCTCACTGAAAATATTGCCTTTATACTAATTTCAAGTGAGCAACGTTTTGCCGTTTTAGATCAAGTAAAACAGGCTGGCGCTATCGCTATTTTACCAAAACCATTCAAATTTGTTGATTTACAGCGCGCACTTAATGCCACACTAAGCTATATCGAAGAAGATGAAATTGAATTAGATTTATATGACGTTACCGCGTTAAAAGTACTGGTTGTCGATGATAGTCTAACAGCAAGAAAACATATCTGTCGCGTACTGAGCAGCATGGGAATTGTAGGTATTACTGCCGCTGAAAATGGCGTGGAAGCATTAGAATACTTAGCACAAAACACATTTGATTTGATTGTCACCGACTACAACATGCCAGAAATGGATGGTAAGGAATTAATTGAAAAGATCAGGATGAATCCTGAATTATCTTATCTACCAATTATGATGGTGACATCTGAAGAAGGTAGCGCGCAGTTATCTGCAGTAAAACAAGCTGGTGTATCTGCACTTTGCGATAAACCTTTCGATATTGATACCGTTAGAATGCTTGTGCAGCAACTCTTAAATGAGCAATAG
- a CDS encoding response regulator transcription factor, with protein sequence MDTHVLVVEDQQDIANLIRINLEMIGNKVTCCHNAKDAFQQLSDNTFQLILLDLNLPDMDGLDICKKIRTTDAIVPIMMLTARTEELDRVQGLEAGADDYLAKPFSVLELQARVKALLRRSNVQAASTAIPEKIKIADLVIDQATHSVHRNKELITLTSTEFSLLVFLAKSPGRVYSREQLLAEVWDYHNDCYEHTVNSHMNRLRNKIEPNPAQPTYIKTVWGVGYKLEVSDVT encoded by the coding sequence ATGGATACACACGTATTGGTGGTCGAAGACCAACAGGATATCGCTAATTTAATTCGTATCAACCTTGAGATGATCGGAAACAAAGTCACGTGTTGCCACAACGCTAAAGATGCATTTCAGCAATTAAGCGATAACACGTTCCAACTTATCTTATTAGATCTAAACCTACCTGATATGGATGGGTTAGACATTTGCAAAAAAATAAGAACAACCGATGCTATCGTACCCATTATGATGTTAACCGCTCGAACAGAAGAGCTCGATCGTGTTCAAGGGCTAGAAGCCGGTGCCGATGATTATCTTGCTAAACCATTTAGTGTGTTAGAGCTACAAGCGCGAGTAAAAGCCCTACTACGCCGTAGTAATGTTCAAGCAGCGAGTACCGCAATACCAGAGAAAATTAAGATTGCCGACTTAGTCATTGATCAAGCGACGCACAGTGTGCACCGTAATAAAGAGTTAATCACATTAACCAGTACGGAATTTTCTTTATTAGTGTTCTTAGCTAAATCGCCAGGTCGTGTATATAGCAGAGAACAATTACTTGCTGAAGTGTGGGACTATCACAACGATTGCTATGAGCATACCGTTAACTCGCATATGAATAGATTACGAAACAAAATAGAGCCAAATCCAGCGCAACCAACTTACATTAAAACCGTGTGGGGCGTTGGTTATAAACTGGAGGTCAGCGATGTCACATAG
- a CDS encoding OFA family MFS transporter, whose product MSNKPLQILLAGIGINLTIGILYAWGVFTVPLAEALNVDATDVKAPYKIAVFTFATCLLIAGILQDKIGPQKVAMLGVTLVGIGLIASGYTTTLVELEFTFGGIVGAGIGFSYACISPSAMKWWPKGKKGLVSGLTAGGFGLASVYLAPLSTSLIENYGIYDTFKILGAGLLVIAIPLASLLVAPPAGYVADPSEAKATASSDDINLTWQQMLKTRQFYQLWVMFMVSAAAGIMLIGSIGNISKSIGLTSEQIAFSVVLLAIFNTGGRVVGGLVSDKIGRINTLALVFLLQAANMAFFTTITTQIPLMVAIAIGAMSYGALLSVFPTITADNYGLKTYGTNFGILYSSWGVSGFFGGFLATVAGSTNNTYFAFAALLVAVTVIAFFTKPVDKAAVLAKEANKLKTAKA is encoded by the coding sequence ATGAGTAATAAACCACTTCAAATCCTATTAGCTGGTATAGGCATAAACTTAACAATCGGTATCTTATACGCGTGGGGTGTTTTCACTGTACCTCTAGCAGAAGCGTTAAATGTAGATGCTACTGATGTAAAAGCACCATACAAAATCGCTGTTTTCACATTTGCTACTTGTTTACTTATTGCTGGTATCTTACAAGACAAGATTGGTCCACAAAAAGTGGCTATGCTTGGTGTTACTCTAGTTGGTATTGGTCTTATTGCTTCAGGTTACACTACGACTTTAGTAGAACTTGAATTTACCTTCGGTGGTATTGTTGGTGCCGGTATCGGTTTCTCATACGCATGTATTAGCCCAAGTGCTATGAAATGGTGGCCTAAAGGTAAAAAAGGTTTAGTAAGTGGTCTAACTGCTGGTGGTTTCGGACTTGCATCTGTATACCTAGCACCATTATCTACAAGCCTTATTGAAAACTACGGTATCTACGATACATTCAAAATCTTAGGTGCTGGCCTACTAGTAATTGCTATCCCATTAGCATCACTGCTTGTTGCTCCACCTGCTGGTTATGTTGCTGACCCATCTGAAGCGAAAGCGACAGCGTCAAGCGATGACATCAACCTTACTTGGCAACAAATGCTGAAAACACGTCAATTTTACCAGTTATGGGTAATGTTCATGGTTTCAGCTGCTGCAGGTATCATGCTTATCGGTAGTATTGGTAACATCAGTAAATCAATTGGCCTAACATCAGAGCAAATTGCATTCAGTGTTGTATTACTTGCTATCTTCAATACGGGTGGTCGTGTTGTTGGTGGTTTAGTTTCTGACAAGATTGGTCGTATTAACACACTTGCATTAGTATTCTTACTGCAAGCGGCTAACATGGCATTCTTCACTACAATTACAACGCAAATACCTCTTATGGTAGCAATTGCAATTGGTGCTATGTCATACGGTGCACTACTAAGTGTATTCCCAACGATTACTGCTGATAACTACGGTCTAAAAACTTACGGCACTAACTTCGGTATCCTTTATTCTTCATGGGGTGTATCTGGTTTCTTCGGTGGTTTCTTAGCAACTGTTGCTGGTTCTACTAACAATACTTATTTTGCTTTCGCAGCATTATTAGTTGCAGTTACTGTAATCGCATTCTTCACTAAGCCTGTTGATAAAGCAGCTGTTTTAGCGAAAGAAGCAAACAAATTAAAAACAGCTAAAGCTTAA
- a CDS encoding LysR family transcriptional regulator yields the protein MLEVKHLKTIIALEKTGSLVEASESLYMTQSALSHQIKDLEDRLNTALFIRKTRPLRFTVAGERVLKLAKSVLPMFTNTERDINRLLSGNAGRLHMAIECHSCFQWLMPAIDVFRDQWPEVELDLSSGFSFAPLPALKRGDLDLVVTSDPQILSGIHYEPLFSYQPMLAVSRHHTLADKAYIDPEDLITETLITYPVEQERLDIFNLFLDPAGVSPNAIRHAELTIMMLQLVASGRGVAALPNWALTEYLEKDYILAKPLGEESCWTTLYAAIRVEQLEMPYMVEFLKDAKASSFQQLKGIKTAI from the coding sequence ATGCTCGAAGTTAAGCATTTGAAAACAATCATTGCATTAGAAAAAACAGGCTCATTAGTCGAAGCATCTGAAAGTCTTTATATGACGCAATCGGCACTGTCGCATCAAATAAAAGATCTTGAAGATCGTTTAAATACGGCGTTGTTTATTCGTAAAACAAGACCGTTACGCTTTACTGTTGCGGGGGAAAGGGTACTTAAACTCGCAAAATCTGTCTTACCTATGTTTACTAATACAGAGCGTGATATTAACCGCTTGTTATCCGGTAATGCAGGGCGCTTACATATGGCGATTGAATGCCACAGCTGCTTCCAGTGGCTTATGCCTGCGATTGATGTCTTTCGTGACCAATGGCCAGAGGTCGAGCTAGATTTGAGCTCTGGCTTCAGTTTTGCCCCGTTACCGGCCTTGAAGAGAGGTGATTTAGATCTAGTGGTGACGTCAGACCCGCAAATACTCTCAGGTATTCATTATGAGCCCTTGTTTAGCTATCAACCAATGCTTGCTGTGAGTCGTCATCATACGCTTGCTGATAAGGCTTATATCGATCCTGAAGACTTAATCACTGAAACTTTAATTACATACCCTGTTGAGCAAGAACGACTGGATATCTTTAATTTATTTTTAGACCCTGCGGGCGTGTCACCCAATGCAATTCGTCATGCTGAATTAACGATTATGATGCTACAGCTGGTGGCCAGCGGGCGTGGTGTTGCGGCATTACCTAACTGGGCGTTAACCGAATATTTAGAAAAAGATTATATTTTAGCGAAACCGCTGGGTGAAGAAAGCTGTTGGACAACCCTGTATGCGGCCATTCGGGTTGAACAACTGGAAATGCCTTATATGGTTGAATTTTTAAAAGATGCGAAAGCAAGTTCATTTCAACAGTTGAAAGGCATTAAAACGGCGATTTAA
- a CDS encoding Re/Si-specific NAD(P)(+) transhydrogenase subunit alpha yields the protein MQIGIPRESLKGETRVAATPATVEQLQKLGFSVLVESNAGQLASFSDATFEAAGATISEDAKQVWASDIVLKVNAPANDKEIKLLQKGTSLISFIWPAQNEALLEKLAKREINVLAMDSVPRISRSQSLDALSSMANIAGYRAVIESANEFGRFFTGQITAAGKVPPAKVLIIGAGVAGLAAVGAAGSLGAIVRAYDTRPEVKEQITSMGAEFLEVDFKESAGSGDGYAKVMSDDYKVHEQKMLADQVADADIVITTALIPGRPAPRLISQEMVDAMKAGSVIVDLAAVNGGNVEPSVVDKVITTDGGVKVIGYNEMARRLPAQASQLYGTNLVNLLKLLTPEKDGEITINFDDVVQRGVTVVKEGEITWPAPPIQVSAAPQAAKAEEVKEAPAKPEKKKTGIYKALLAGGGIWAYSALASYVPAEFLNHLMVFALACVIGYYLIWDVAASLHTPLMSVTNAISGIVILGAFFQMGAESGLVTLLAFLGTFIATINIAGGFAVTERMLKMFRK from the coding sequence ATGCAAATAGGTATACCAAGAGAGAGCCTCAAAGGTGAAACTCGAGTTGCTGCAACGCCAGCAACGGTTGAGCAGTTACAGAAACTAGGCTTTTCTGTATTGGTTGAAAGCAATGCAGGTCAATTAGCAAGTTTCAGTGACGCTACTTTTGAAGCAGCGGGTGCGACGATATCAGAAGATGCCAAACAAGTTTGGGCTTCTGACATTGTACTTAAAGTAAATGCGCCAGCAAATGACAAAGAAATTAAGCTTTTACAAAAAGGCACTTCATTAATCAGCTTTATTTGGCCAGCCCAAAATGAAGCACTTTTAGAGAAGCTTGCAAAACGTGAAATTAACGTTTTAGCAATGGACTCTGTGCCACGTATTTCACGCTCACAGTCACTTGATGCATTAAGCTCAATGGCTAATATCGCCGGTTACCGTGCGGTTATTGAATCTGCAAATGAGTTTGGCCGTTTCTTTACGGGTCAGATCACTGCCGCTGGTAAAGTGCCACCTGCAAAAGTACTGATTATTGGTGCTGGTGTTGCTGGTCTTGCTGCTGTTGGTGCCGCGGGTAGCCTAGGCGCGATTGTACGTGCTTACGATACGCGTCCAGAAGTAAAAGAACAAATTACCAGTATGGGTGCTGAGTTCTTAGAAGTAGATTTTAAAGAGTCTGCTGGTTCTGGTGATGGTTACGCTAAAGTAATGAGTGACGACTATAAGGTTCACGAGCAGAAAATGCTTGCAGACCAAGTTGCTGATGCTGACATCGTTATTACCACTGCATTAATTCCAGGTCGTCCTGCGCCACGTCTAATCAGCCAAGAAATGGTTGATGCGATGAAAGCGGGTAGTGTTATTGTCGATTTAGCGGCTGTGAATGGCGGTAACGTTGAACCAAGTGTTGTTGATAAAGTTATTACGACTGACGGTGGCGTTAAAGTTATCGGTTACAACGAAATGGCTCGTCGTTTACCTGCACAAGCATCTCAACTTTACGGTACGAACTTAGTTAACCTACTTAAACTATTAACACCAGAAAAAGACGGCGAAATAACGATCAATTTTGATGATGTTGTTCAACGTGGTGTGACAGTTGTTAAAGAAGGTGAAATCACTTGGCCTGCGCCACCTATTCAAGTTTCAGCAGCGCCACAAGCAGCTAAAGCAGAAGAAGTGAAAGAAGCGCCAGCTAAGCCTGAGAAGAAAAAAACAGGTATCTACAAAGCGCTATTAGCGGGTGGCGGTATCTGGGCATATTCAGCATTAGCAAGTTATGTACCTGCTGAATTCTTAAATCACTTAATGGTATTCGCACTGGCTTGTGTGATTGGTTATTACCTGATTTGGGATGTTGCAGCGTCACTACATACGCCGCTGATGAGTGTAACTAATGCTATTTCAGGTATTGTTATCCTTGGTGCTTTCTTCCAAATGGGTGCAGAGAGTGGTCTCGTTACCTTACTCGCATTCCTAGGCACATTTATTGCCACTATCAACATCGCCGGTGGTTTTGCCGTTACTGAGCGTATGCTGAAAATGTTCCGTAAATAA